The Pseudanabaena yagii GIHE-NHR1 genome segment CACCCCTCTACATAGCGGTAAAGATAAGGCTGAAAACAAAAAAATTTGCTTGACAACATTTCGTTATATGTATATACATATAATATGACTAATTCAACTGCAAAGACTAAACTTGCGATCGCGAATCAAGTGCCCATAACCTGTATGGGGCTTCATGTTCGCAGAGCGTCACGGATTATGTCGCAACTATATGATGCGGCATTTCGCCCAGTTGGCTTAGTGCAAACGCAATTTACCTTATTAGTTGCGATTCACCTGTTAGAGCCTGTAGCGATTACTCAATTGGCTCAAGAGTTGTTTACGGATCAAACCACCATCACTCGCAACATCAAGTTGTTAGAGCAGAGGGGATTGGTCGCCTTCAATCTAGGTGAAGATCGGCGGATCAAGCTAGCATCTTTGACGATTGACGGACAATCGGTTCTGGAGAAAGCCCTGCCTTTATGGGAACAAGCTCAAACCGATGTAAGACAGCACCTTGGAGAACAGAAGTGGCAAGATTTGCTATCCCTCTTGTCGGAGGTAAAAACTTTGAATCAAAGAAGCTGAAATAGCTTGTATGGTCGGTTTTTTCAGTCACCGTCAAAAAACACATAGCAGTAGTTCATAACTGTGGAGGTTTTAATGGTTCAGGTCAGTCATCGCCCTAAAATCTTAGTCACGGGGGCAACGGGCAAAACAGGCAGGGCTGTGGTAGCTCAACTGTTGGAGAAAGGTTTTCCCGTGCGAGCGATCGTCCGCTCTCGTGATGCAAGGAGTCAACGACTCGATCGCCTCGGTGCAGAAACCGTCGTTGCCGATATGTACGATGTGGATCAGATGGCGGCAGCAATGCAAGGAACAGTGCGCGCTTATTATTGCCCACCGATGCATCCCTTAATGATCCAGAGTGCAGCGGTGTTTGTCACTGTGGCAAAAGCATTAAAACTGGAAGCGATCGTGGGACTCAGCCAATGGACGGCAAGTGCCAACCATCCTTCCCTGCATACGCGCCAAGTATGGCTGGTAGAAAAGATGTTGGCGGCGATACCCGATATCGCCTATGTGAATCTCAATCCTGGATACTTTGTCGATAAC includes the following:
- a CDS encoding MarR family winged helix-turn-helix transcriptional regulator; protein product: MTNSTAKTKLAIANQVPITCMGLHVRRASRIMSQLYDAAFRPVGLVQTQFTLLVAIHLLEPVAITQLAQELFTDQTTITRNIKLLEQRGLVAFNLGEDRRIKLASLTIDGQSVLEKALPLWEQAQTDVRQHLGEQKWQDLLSLLSEVKTLNQRS